A single Anas platyrhynchos isolate ZD024472 breed Pekin duck chromosome 17, IASCAAS_PekinDuck_T2T, whole genome shotgun sequence DNA region contains:
- the ATAT1 gene encoding alpha-tubulin N-acetyltransferase 1 isoform X2, whose protein sequence is MEFPFDVAAVLGERVSVVDQHLRPNGRRGPAHRGDLEQQLRTLIDELGKASAKAQGLPAPVTSAARMESNRHVLYILRGAEGGGSSKAAVIGFLKVGYKKLFLLDHSGAHNEAEPLCVLDFYVHESLQRHGYGRELFQHMLKSERMEPWRLAVDRPSEKLLAFLRKHYGLCHPIPQVNNFVIFEGFFSNRPVLREEAEPPWPFNLTTGRAGGSPVRGSLRPFLAERGPRRPTGSDGADPIRTLNGGGEGERQRRASSLGRAGR, encoded by the exons ATGGAGTTCCCGTTCGACGTGGCGGCCGTGCTGGGCGAGCGAGTCTCCGTGGTGGACCAGCACCTGCGGCCCAACGGGCGCCGAGGGCCCGCCCACCG GGGGgacctggagcagcagctgcggACGCTGATCGACGAGCTGGGCAAAGCCTCCGCCAAG gctcagGGGCTGCCGGCCCCCGTCACCAGCGCGGCGCGGATGGAGAGCAACCGCCACGTCCTCTACATCCTGCGGGGCGccgaggggggggg gagcagcaaAGCGGCGGTGATCGGGTTCCTCAAGGTGGGCTACAAGAAACTCTTCCTGCTG gaTCACAGCGGGGCGCACAACGAGGCGGAGCCGCTCTGCGTCCTCGACTTCTACGTCCACGAGTCCCTGCAGAGGCACGGCTACGGCCGGGAGCTGTTCCAGCACATGCTGAag agcgaGCGGATGGAGCCGTGGCGCTTGGCCGTCGACCGCCCCTCGGAGAAGCTGCTGGCCTTCCTCCGCAAGCACTACGGGCTCTGCCACCCCATCCCACAG gTGAACAATTTCGTCATCTTTGAGGGCTTCTTCAGCAACCGGCCCG TTTTAAGGGAAGAAGCGGAGCCCCCCTGGCCCTTCAACCTGACAACGGGGCGCGCGGGGGGGTCCCCGGTACGGGGCAGCCTCCGCCCCTTCCTGGCCGAACGGGGTCCGCGGCGCCCTACGGGGTCGGACGGCGCCGACCCCATAAGGACCCTCAACGGGGGGGGCGAGGGCGAGCGGCAGCGCCGCGCCAG ctccctcGGCCGGGCCGGCCGCTGA
- the ATAT1 gene encoding alpha-tubulin N-acetyltransferase 1 isoform X1: MEFPFDVAAVLGERVSVVDQHLRPNGRRGPAHRGDLEQQLRTLIDELGKASAKAQGLPAPVTSAARMESNRHVLYILRGAEGGGSSKAAVIGFLKVGYKKLFLLDHSGAHNEAEPLCVLDFYVHESLQRHGYGRELFQHMLKSERMEPWRLAVDRPSEKLLAFLRKHYGLCHPIPQVNNFVIFEGFFSNRPAPQRRPPQKRPEEEIKPYSLPERDFLREEAEPPWPFNLTTGRAGGSPVRGSLRPFLAERGPRRPTGSDGADPIRTLNGGGEGERQRRASSLGRAGR; this comes from the exons ATGGAGTTCCCGTTCGACGTGGCGGCCGTGCTGGGCGAGCGAGTCTCCGTGGTGGACCAGCACCTGCGGCCCAACGGGCGCCGAGGGCCCGCCCACCG GGGGgacctggagcagcagctgcggACGCTGATCGACGAGCTGGGCAAAGCCTCCGCCAAG gctcagGGGCTGCCGGCCCCCGTCACCAGCGCGGCGCGGATGGAGAGCAACCGCCACGTCCTCTACATCCTGCGGGGCGccgaggggggggg gagcagcaaAGCGGCGGTGATCGGGTTCCTCAAGGTGGGCTACAAGAAACTCTTCCTGCTG gaTCACAGCGGGGCGCACAACGAGGCGGAGCCGCTCTGCGTCCTCGACTTCTACGTCCACGAGTCCCTGCAGAGGCACGGCTACGGCCGGGAGCTGTTCCAGCACATGCTGAag agcgaGCGGATGGAGCCGTGGCGCTTGGCCGTCGACCGCCCCTCGGAGAAGCTGCTGGCCTTCCTCCGCAAGCACTACGGGCTCTGCCACCCCATCCCACAG gTGAACAATTTCGTCATCTTTGAGGGCTTCTTCAGCAACCGGCCCG CCCCCCAGCGCCGCCCACCCCAAAAACGCCCGGAGGAGGAGATCAAACCCTACTCCTTACCGGAGCGCGACT TTTTAAGGGAAGAAGCGGAGCCCCCCTGGCCCTTCAACCTGACAACGGGGCGCGCGGGGGGGTCCCCGGTACGGGGCAGCCTCCGCCCCTTCCTGGCCGAACGGGGTCCGCGGCGCCCTACGGGGTCGGACGGCGCCGACCCCATAAGGACCCTCAACGGGGGGGGCGAGGGCGAGCGGCAGCGCCGCGCCAG ctccctcGGCCGGGCCGGCCGCTGA
- the MRPS18B gene encoding small ribosomal subunit protein mS40 isoform X2 — protein MAAGGGLALLRAAAAAGGALRGAGRPLWGQARPCSSETPPKPSEPPSPYKEKPWEYLESAEYQEAYGDKPVWFGYRRNHKGAVPPQRTRKACLRKGKQVGNPCPICRDRHLFVDFRNVKLLDQFVCPHSGSIFHPTHTGVCMKQHKLLLKAITKAQDHGLLWLRVPFVPVPQDDFAARPPAVGKTPPAPQLAAGTAWYPWYEWQQPPPAAIARLRRLYKDYLRPEEGGPSPGTTPEAS, from the exons atggcggcgggcgggggccTGGCGCTGCtcagggcggcggcggcggcggggggggcgctgaggggagcggggaggcCGCTGTGGGGCCAG GCCCGGCCCTGCAGCTccgagaccccccccaaaccctcggAGCCCCCGTCCCCCTACAAGGAGAAGCCCTGGGAGTACCTGGAGAGCGCAG AGTACCAGGAGGCGTACGGGGACAAACCCGTCTGGTTCGGCTACCGGCGCAACCACAAGGGCGCCGTCCCGCCCCAGCGCACCCGCAAGGCCTGTCTG CGCAAGGGGAAGCAGGTGGGGAACCCCTGCCCCATCTGCCGGGACCGCCACCTCTTCGTGGATTTTCGG AACGTGAAGCTCCTGGACCAATTCGTCTGCCCCCACTCGGGCTCCATCTTCCACCCCACCCACACAG GGGTCTGCATGAAGCAGCACAAGCTCCTTTTGAAGGCCATCACCAAAGCCCAAGACCACG GGCTGCTGTGGCTGCGCGTCCCCTTCGTGCCCGTGCCTCAGGACGACTTCGCCGCCCGCCCCCCGGCCGTGGGGAAGACCCCTCCGGCCCCTCAGCTAGCGGCCGGCACCGCTTGGTACCCGTGGTACGAGTGGCAgcagccgccccccgccgccatcGCTCGCCTCAGGCGCCTCTACAAGGACTACCTCCGCCCGGAGGAGGGCGGCCCAAGCCCGGGAACAACCCCTGAGGCTTCGTGA
- the MRPS18B gene encoding small ribosomal subunit protein mS40 isoform X1, with product MAAGGGLALLRAAAAAGGALRGAGRPLWGQGVPQARPCSSETPPKPSEPPSPYKEKPWEYLESAEYQEAYGDKPVWFGYRRNHKGAVPPQRTRKACLRKGKQVGNPCPICRDRHLFVDFRNVKLLDQFVCPHSGSIFHPTHTGVCMKQHKLLLKAITKAQDHGLLWLRVPFVPVPQDDFAARPPAVGKTPPAPQLAAGTAWYPWYEWQQPPPAAIARLRRLYKDYLRPEEGGPSPGTTPEAS from the exons atggcggcgggcgggggccTGGCGCTGCtcagggcggcggcggcggcggggggggcgctgaggggagcggggaggcCGCTGTGGGGCCAG ggggTCCCCCAGGCCCGGCCCTGCAGCTccgagaccccccccaaaccctcggAGCCCCCGTCCCCCTACAAGGAGAAGCCCTGGGAGTACCTGGAGAGCGCAG AGTACCAGGAGGCGTACGGGGACAAACCCGTCTGGTTCGGCTACCGGCGCAACCACAAGGGCGCCGTCCCGCCCCAGCGCACCCGCAAGGCCTGTCTG CGCAAGGGGAAGCAGGTGGGGAACCCCTGCCCCATCTGCCGGGACCGCCACCTCTTCGTGGATTTTCGG AACGTGAAGCTCCTGGACCAATTCGTCTGCCCCCACTCGGGCTCCATCTTCCACCCCACCCACACAG GGGTCTGCATGAAGCAGCACAAGCTCCTTTTGAAGGCCATCACCAAAGCCCAAGACCACG GGCTGCTGTGGCTGCGCGTCCCCTTCGTGCCCGTGCCTCAGGACGACTTCGCCGCCCGCCCCCCGGCCGTGGGGAAGACCCCTCCGGCCCCTCAGCTAGCGGCCGGCACCGCTTGGTACCCGTGGTACGAGTGGCAgcagccgccccccgccgccatcGCTCGCCTCAGGCGCCTCTACAAGGACTACCTCCGCCCGGAGGAGGGCGGCCCAAGCCCGGGAACAACCCCTGAGGCTTCGTGA